One Myxococcota bacterium DNA segment encodes these proteins:
- a CDS encoding glycosyltransferase, translating to MTVDRLVRYLVDRGHTVDLACFVESESDERVLREGLSDVCRRIDAVHLSKWRSYASTALTLPFRRPMQTEYYRSSEMRELLQERLAEEGYDVVYTHLIRMAEYTRHAAVPKVMGMQICQALNLGRMLEHVSDPMRKVFYGLEVAKVRPYEPAAAADFDRVFLCGPSDIEALEQTAPVPNAVVCPHGQDVPPLDRVQGYEKEPGAIVITGVMSTYTNVDAVSWFAQEILPRVRAEVPHAKFWIVGRNPQRAVEALAEPGVIEVTGEVPDVTDWLCRAEVAVAPLRIAAGMQNKLVQAMGCALPVVATAAANEGIQGVPEEHLLVREDPEGFAAAVASLLKDAEQRRQLGDAARRFVEQHWTWEAHFENLEKVLFEVAGVDAAS from the coding sequence ATGACCGTCGATCGGCTGGTGCGTTATCTGGTCGATCGCGGGCACACGGTGGACCTCGCGTGCTTCGTCGAGAGCGAAAGCGACGAGCGCGTCCTGCGCGAAGGTCTCTCGGACGTGTGTCGACGCATCGACGCGGTGCACCTGTCGAAGTGGCGCTCCTACGCGTCGACCGCGCTCACCCTGCCCTTCCGCCGTCCGATGCAGACCGAGTACTACCGGTCGTCGGAGATGCGCGAGCTCCTCCAAGAACGCCTCGCTGAAGAGGGCTACGACGTCGTCTACACCCATCTGATCCGGATGGCCGAGTACACGCGCCACGCAGCGGTGCCGAAGGTGATGGGCATGCAGATCTGCCAGGCACTCAACCTGGGGCGCATGCTCGAACACGTCTCCGACCCGATGCGGAAGGTCTTCTACGGTCTCGAGGTGGCGAAGGTGCGTCCCTACGAGCCCGCGGCCGCCGCGGACTTCGACCGGGTGTTTCTGTGTGGCCCGTCGGACATCGAGGCCCTCGAGCAGACGGCCCCGGTCCCGAACGCGGTCGTGTGCCCCCATGGGCAAGACGTCCCCCCGCTCGATCGGGTGCAGGGCTACGAGAAAGAGCCCGGCGCAATCGTGATCACCGGGGTCATGTCGACCTACACGAACGTCGACGCGGTGAGCTGGTTCGCCCAGGAGATCCTGCCGCGGGTGCGGGCAGAGGTGCCCCACGCGAAGTTCTGGATCGTCGGTCGCAATCCCCAGCGGGCCGTCGAGGCGCTGGCCGAGCCCGGGGTCATCGAGGTGACCGGCGAGGTACCCGACGTCACCGACTGGCTCTGCCGCGCCGAGGTGGCAGTGGCGCCGCTGCGGATCGCCGCGGGCATGCAGAACAAGCTGGTGCAGGCGATGGGATGCGCGCTGCCCGTGGTGGCCACGGCGGCGGCGAACGAAGGCATCCAGGGGGTTCCCGAAGAGCACCTGCTCGTGCGCGAGGACCCGGAGGGTTTCGCCGCGGCCGTCGCGTCCCTGCTGAAGGACGCCGAGCAGCGTCGCCAGCTGGGAGACGCTGCCCGCCGCTTCGTCGAGCAGCACTGGACCTGGGAAGCCCACTTCGAGAACCTGGAAAAGGTGCTCTTCGAGGTCGCCGGCGTCGACGCCGCGTCTTGA
- a CDS encoding carbamoyltransferase C-terminal domain-containing protein, with protein sequence MLVGFHRSHEASVVLVEEDGRPQCAVSEERFSRVKMQGGWPDLAAAYVGKHYDLSGARAVHGGLPLQQRFGREAQLAFYNATHGKLQDVHPKRFRKLLDVALGRTRQTEGAVFPGIDRNHIDHHTCHAASAYFPSGFDEAWVVTVDGVGDTYSSRVFEGKGGRLHPIKARFHTEFPLGHNYEYMTAMLGFHPHRHAGKVTGLSAHGTPDDKLLRLLEGWLAKVWSSREGRPYFFMLHSNHGSTEGDTAFDEALQELRGIRQTIFGDWSNMDLAWAIQYLLERDVTRMIEQTLPRLDGRPICLAGGVFANVKLNKLVKEMGFSHIFVQPAMGDGGLAFGGPLQRLALERGSLAPFRLESVYLGPEYDEDEMRNAIRAEGLEPVRHDEVEKEIAAKLAEGRVVARFNGRMEFGPRSLGNRSILYHCADASVNDWLNKRLDRTEFMPFAPATIEDEAHASFRDLRGAEHTAEFMTITSDCSEEFKRNCPAAVHVDGTARPQIVRAETNPSFHKVLGEYRKLTGVGTVVNTSFNMHEEPIVCTPQDAVRSFVRGHLDYLAIGPFLVENPELGPVVGAPPPRVNGAGE encoded by the coding sequence GTGCTGGTCGGATTTCACCGCAGTCATGAAGCCAGTGTCGTCCTCGTCGAGGAGGACGGACGGCCCCAGTGCGCCGTCTCCGAGGAACGCTTCAGCCGCGTGAAGATGCAGGGCGGCTGGCCCGATCTCGCGGCGGCCTACGTGGGCAAACACTACGACCTCTCGGGCGCGCGTGCGGTCCACGGCGGTCTGCCCCTGCAGCAGCGCTTCGGTCGCGAAGCCCAGCTCGCGTTCTACAACGCCACCCACGGAAAGCTGCAGGACGTCCACCCGAAGCGCTTCCGCAAGCTGCTCGACGTCGCGCTCGGGCGCACGCGCCAGACCGAAGGCGCCGTATTCCCCGGGATCGATCGCAACCACATCGATCACCACACCTGTCACGCAGCGAGCGCGTACTTCCCGTCGGGCTTCGACGAGGCCTGGGTGGTGACGGTGGATGGGGTCGGCGACACCTACAGCTCCCGCGTCTTCGAGGGGAAGGGCGGCCGGCTGCATCCGATCAAGGCTCGCTTCCACACCGAGTTCCCGCTCGGACACAACTACGAGTACATGACGGCGATGCTCGGATTCCATCCGCATCGCCATGCCGGCAAGGTGACCGGGCTCTCCGCCCACGGCACCCCCGACGACAAGCTCCTGCGACTGCTCGAGGGCTGGCTCGCGAAGGTGTGGTCGTCCCGCGAAGGACGCCCCTACTTCTTCATGCTCCATTCGAACCACGGCTCCACCGAGGGCGACACGGCGTTCGACGAGGCGCTGCAGGAGCTGCGCGGCATTCGCCAGACCATCTTCGGCGACTGGTCGAACATGGACCTCGCCTGGGCGATCCAGTATCTGCTCGAGCGCGACGTGACGCGCATGATCGAGCAGACGCTCCCGCGCCTCGACGGGCGCCCGATCTGCCTGGCGGGCGGCGTCTTCGCCAACGTGAAGCTCAACAAGCTGGTCAAGGAGATGGGCTTCTCGCACATCTTCGTCCAGCCGGCCATGGGCGACGGCGGCCTCGCCTTCGGCGGCCCGCTGCAACGGCTGGCCCTGGAGCGCGGCTCGCTCGCGCCCTTCCGACTCGAGAGCGTCTACCTCGGGCCCGAGTACGACGAAGACGAGATGCGCAACGCGATCCGCGCCGAGGGCCTCGAGCCCGTGCGCCACGACGAGGTCGAGAAGGAGATCGCGGCGAAGCTCGCCGAGGGTCGCGTGGTCGCGCGCTTCAACGGCCGCATGGAGTTCGGACCGCGCTCGCTCGGCAACCGCTCGATCCTCTACCACTGCGCAGATGCGTCGGTGAACGACTGGCTGAACAAGCGGCTCGACCGCACCGAGTTCATGCCCTTCGCGCCGGCCACGATCGAAGACGAGGCGCACGCGAGCTTCCGCGACCTGCGCGGCGCCGAGCACACGGCCGAGTTCATGACGATCACCTCGGACTGCTCGGAAGAGTTCAAACGAAACTGCCCGGCTGCGGTGCACGTCGACGGCACGGCGCGGCCCCAGATCGTGCGCGCCGAGACCAACCCGTCCTTCCACAAAGTGCTCGGCGAGTACCGGAAGCTGACCGGCGTCGGCACCGTCGTGAACACCTCGTTCAACATGCACGAGGAGCCGATCGTGTGTACGCCCCAGGACGCGGTGCGCAGCTTCGTGCGCGGCCACCTCGACTACCTGGCGATCGGCCCCTTCCTGGTGGAGAACCCCGAGCTCGGACCCGTCGTCGGAGCACCGCCGCCGCGTGTCAACGGAGCCGGAGAGTGA
- the manA gene encoding mannose-6-phosphate isomerase, class I yields the protein MDATRLWPLEGVVQRYAWGSRTAIPEFLGVAPDGEPQAELWLGAHPNAPARVRPDAGDAASLDACIARDPDAVLGADVARRFDGQLPFLVKVLAAEAPLSIQAHPNSEQAIEGFAREGRRGLPRTAETRCYRDPHPKPELICAIAPFRALSRFRSAADIEARITALRVPELETVLVPLREAPDRDGLAAFFQRWMTLGDAKRAGILGRVVAAASVRSASDPACAEVEHLAGVYPGDPGVLAPLFLNLVELQPGEAMYLPAGELHSYLRGVAVEVMANSDNVIRGGLTPKHVDVDELLSILSFASGDVDVMHAVPNGSHEARYATPNPEFAMSVVQPGAAGWRSPGSRGAEVVLCIEGRLRATDASGRNIAMDTGSSLFAPAAAKGYTLHGGGTAFRVHAPPPGG from the coding sequence ATGGACGCGACCCGCCTCTGGCCTCTCGAAGGCGTCGTGCAGCGCTACGCCTGGGGATCTCGAACCGCGATCCCCGAGTTCCTAGGGGTAGCGCCCGACGGAGAACCGCAGGCCGAACTCTGGCTCGGAGCGCATCCGAACGCGCCCGCTCGCGTGCGCCCGGACGCAGGCGATGCAGCCTCGCTGGATGCGTGTATCGCCCGCGATCCCGACGCCGTGTTGGGCGCGGACGTGGCGCGTCGCTTCGACGGGCAGCTTCCCTTTCTCGTAAAGGTCCTCGCGGCGGAGGCGCCGCTCTCGATCCAAGCGCATCCCAACTCGGAGCAGGCCATCGAAGGCTTCGCTCGGGAAGGGCGTCGCGGCCTTCCTCGAACTGCGGAGACCCGCTGCTACCGAGACCCGCACCCGAAACCCGAGCTGATCTGTGCGATCGCGCCGTTTCGCGCGCTCAGCCGTTTTCGGAGCGCGGCGGACATCGAGGCGCGTATCACCGCTCTCCGGGTTCCCGAGCTGGAAACCGTCCTCGTTCCCCTCCGCGAAGCCCCCGATCGCGACGGACTGGCCGCATTCTTCCAGCGCTGGATGACCCTCGGCGACGCCAAGCGAGCGGGGATCCTGGGTCGCGTGGTTGCGGCGGCGTCCGTGCGTTCCGCGTCGGATCCAGCGTGTGCCGAGGTGGAGCACCTCGCGGGTGTGTACCCCGGGGATCCCGGCGTCCTGGCCCCACTCTTCCTGAATTTGGTAGAGCTGCAGCCCGGCGAAGCCATGTATCTCCCGGCGGGTGAGCTCCATAGCTATCTCCGCGGCGTTGCCGTGGAGGTGATGGCGAACTCCGACAACGTCATTCGCGGAGGATTGACGCCGAAGCACGTCGATGTCGACGAGTTGCTCTCGATCCTGAGTTTCGCTTCCGGTGACGTCGACGTGATGCACGCGGTGCCGAACGGGAGCCACGAGGCACGCTACGCCACGCCGAATCCCGAGTTTGCTATGTCGGTGGTTCAGCCGGGAGCCGCGGGTTGGCGATCCCCTGGATCGCGTGGCGCCGAGGTCGTTCTCTGTATCGAGGGTCGCCTCCGCGCTACGGACGCGTCGGGGCGAAACATCGCGATGGACACCGGGTCGAGCCTGTTCGCCCCAGCCGCGGCGAAAGGGTACACACTGCACGGGGGCGGCACGGCGTTCCGCGTACACGCTCCGCCGCCCGGCGGCTGA
- a CDS encoding HAMP domain-containing sensor histidine kinase encodes MTSARVSKRMPDPRIQQLAVAVPDGVAWVADGCIAWANDRLVELAGRGTALVGTKLVDLLSDSGGGLPGEAPGPAIECEMRRPAGDVRTVVCHCAWNDPDEGTAAYVLQDLSHVRRLETELLHAGQELSRLHRDLESRREQLRRERSEREELLTVVSHELRTPVTVIGGYNRLLLGDEVGPLNEEQRKFLEESNRSCARLDSFIGNLLAASHATKGDEVLELGHAPLAPVLEGVAAMFRPMLEEGGLTLCLDLDDEAPTARFDRLRLEQVLSNLVGNAIKFTPHGGRIEITTEAYETPDAEWVRRWVEIRVSDDGVGVETEDRERVFEPYVQTGEARGAGGLGLGLAICRRLVEAHGGSIRLEESAGGGCCFRFALPAETPPELLCRRPA; translated from the coding sequence GTGACGTCGGCCCGGGTCTCGAAGCGCATGCCCGATCCGCGGATCCAGCAGCTCGCGGTGGCGGTGCCCGATGGCGTGGCCTGGGTCGCGGACGGCTGCATTGCCTGGGCGAACGATCGCCTGGTGGAGCTCGCCGGTCGCGGGACGGCCCTGGTCGGGACCAAGCTGGTCGACCTTCTCTCCGACTCAGGGGGCGGCCTGCCGGGCGAGGCGCCGGGACCCGCGATCGAGTGCGAGATGCGTCGTCCGGCCGGGGACGTGCGCACCGTGGTGTGCCACTGCGCCTGGAACGACCCGGACGAAGGCACGGCTGCCTACGTCCTTCAGGACCTGAGCCACGTACGCCGGCTCGAGACCGAACTGCTCCACGCGGGCCAGGAACTCTCACGCCTGCACCGAGACCTGGAGTCGCGACGCGAGCAGCTGCGCCGTGAGCGCAGCGAGCGCGAGGAGCTCCTGACGGTCGTGAGCCACGAGCTGCGCACGCCGGTGACGGTGATCGGTGGCTACAACCGGCTGCTGTTGGGTGACGAGGTCGGTCCGCTCAACGAGGAACAGCGCAAGTTCCTGGAAGAGAGCAACCGCAGCTGCGCCCGGCTCGACTCGTTCATCGGGAACCTCCTCGCCGCGTCCCACGCGACGAAGGGCGACGAGGTGCTCGAACTCGGCCACGCCCCGCTGGCGCCCGTGCTCGAGGGGGTGGCCGCCATGTTCCGCCCGATGCTGGAAGAGGGCGGGCTGACCCTGTGCCTCGACCTCGACGACGAAGCGCCGACCGCGCGCTTCGACCGTCTGCGGCTCGAGCAGGTGCTCTCGAACCTCGTGGGCAACGCGATCAAGTTCACGCCCCACGGCGGTCGGATCGAGATCACGACCGAAGCCTATGAGACGCCGGACGCCGAGTGGGTGCGCCGCTGGGTCGAGATCCGCGTTTCGGACGACGGCGTCGGCGTCGAAACCGAAGACCGCGAGCGCGTCTTCGAGCCCTACGTCCAGACCGGTGAGGCGCGCGGCGCCGGCGGTCTCGGACTCGGGCTGGCGATCTGTCGGCGACTCGTCGAGGCCCACGGAGGTTCGATCCGCTTGGAGGAGAGCGCGGGGGGCGGTTGCTGCTTCCGTTTCGCGCTGCCCGCCGAGACGCCCCCTGAACTGCTGTGCCGGAGGCCCGCGTGA
- a CDS encoding LLM class F420-dependent oxidoreductase gives MKIALIPINVGADRLESIVTLAQKAEEVGLESVWTFEHVIVPVDYQSKYPYSADGKMGVTPETPFVDPLIAVAAAAQHTKHLRFGTGVNILSQSNPLYLAKQAASLDVVTGGRFMLGIGIGWLKEEFRAMGVPFERRGARFDDAVEAMRKVWSGDVVEHQSDFLDWSGFKSYPLPVQTPFPVVIGGSKGKAFERVAKYGEGWYAPTASVDQLKPMMAQLGEACAAHGRDAKEIEVSCMWVPAMEGPEVVQQYEDLGVSRLIIPLQALGGGNPIENLDRFGGEVMSKLG, from the coding sequence ATGAAGATCGCACTCATCCCCATCAACGTCGGGGCCGATCGCCTCGAATCGATCGTCACCCTGGCCCAGAAGGCGGAGGAGGTCGGGCTCGAATCGGTCTGGACCTTCGAGCACGTGATCGTGCCCGTGGACTACCAGAGCAAGTACCCCTACTCGGCCGACGGAAAGATGGGCGTGACGCCCGAGACGCCCTTCGTCGACCCGCTGATCGCGGTGGCCGCGGCGGCCCAGCACACGAAGCACCTGCGCTTCGGCACCGGGGTGAACATCCTCTCCCAGTCGAACCCGCTCTATCTCGCGAAGCAAGCGGCGAGTCTGGACGTCGTGACGGGCGGACGCTTCATGCTCGGCATCGGCATCGGTTGGCTCAAGGAAGAGTTCCGCGCGATGGGTGTTCCCTTCGAGCGTCGCGGCGCGCGCTTCGACGACGCCGTCGAAGCAATGCGCAAGGTGTGGTCCGGCGACGTGGTCGAACACCAGAGCGACTTCCTCGACTGGAGCGGCTTCAAGAGCTACCCGCTGCCGGTCCAGACGCCCTTCCCCGTGGTGATCGGCGGCTCGAAGGGCAAGGCCTTCGAGCGCGTCGCGAAGTACGGCGAGGGCTGGTACGCGCCGACCGCCTCGGTGGACCAGCTGAAGCCGATGATGGCCCAGCTCGGCGAGGCCTGTGCCGCCCACGGGCGCGACGCGAAGGAGATCGAGGTGAGCTGCATGTGGGTGCCGGCGATGGAGGGCCCCGAGGTCGTGCAGCAGTACGAAGATCTCGGCGTTTCGCGGCTGATCATCCCGCTCCAAGCGCTCGGCGGTGGCAACCCGATCGAGAACCTGGACCGCTTCGGCGGCGAGGTGATGTCGAAGCTCGGCTGA
- a CDS encoding alginate lyase family protein has translation MRYRIRRALWERRPEVIDARYVARAERLPEARWDHPGLARLAAWHRTRRAEADALAVARDALVGRFAFLGRSELLGAEVDWFREDFDRGTRLWKTHLHEFSYAIDLARAAAETGNREFGDRAFALARSWRDASPIGCRDFAMDVWNGRAVATRILHWASAAAFHVEAGHPADDLRWLGRELGLHGLFLRDNLELDLRGNHLFRDAVGLVFAQELVGGVPDALDWLQEQVVEQVLPDGGHYERAPFYHAICTRDLFETKLLLGDAAPAWLDAALAAMAGFLEAVVLGDGEIPLQGDGWLGEAVPPLLTALRAQLSPQPPERPDRHSGLAPLTAGAWRLVARVGDHAPDEQMGHAHADLLSFDLSHRTTRVITDTGTLSYDPGPDRQRVRSTASHNTVGVDGVEQLELWGSFRVGRRSRARVRAHGISGTWSWLCASHDAYRHLPGGPVPYRLWALGPEGLVVLDWVAGQGRHRLESHLHEHPNASDASVQILPLDGDAEVSPAPLHERFGETQSMRRHRLVSETQLPWAGGWWVGAGPLNPRAGALTHSEGRVTLALETPPTHPQLGSPERRCAHLGLALPRVGRIC, from the coding sequence GTGCGCTACCGGATTCGTCGCGCACTCTGGGAACGCCGCCCCGAAGTGATCGATGCCCGCTACGTCGCGCGGGCCGAGCGGCTCCCCGAGGCCCGTTGGGATCACCCGGGTCTGGCGCGCTTGGCCGCCTGGCATCGCACGCGACGCGCCGAAGCGGACGCCCTCGCGGTTGCGCGCGATGCGCTGGTCGGTCGCTTCGCCTTCCTTGGCCGCTCGGAGCTGCTCGGCGCCGAGGTCGATTGGTTTCGCGAGGACTTCGACCGGGGCACCCGCCTCTGGAAGACGCACCTGCACGAGTTCTCCTACGCGATCGATCTGGCGCGCGCAGCGGCGGAGACTGGCAACCGCGAGTTCGGCGACCGGGCCTTCGCGCTGGCCCGTAGCTGGCGCGACGCATCGCCGATCGGCTGTCGCGATTTCGCGATGGACGTGTGGAACGGGCGCGCCGTCGCCACGCGAATCCTCCACTGGGCCAGCGCCGCGGCGTTCCACGTCGAAGCTGGACACCCCGCCGACGACCTGCGCTGGCTCGGTCGCGAGCTGGGGCTGCACGGGCTCTTCCTCCGCGACAACCTCGAGCTCGACCTGCGCGGCAACCACCTGTTTCGCGACGCCGTGGGACTGGTCTTCGCCCAGGAGCTGGTCGGCGGCGTTCCCGACGCACTCGACTGGCTCCAGGAGCAGGTGGTCGAGCAGGTGCTGCCCGATGGGGGCCACTACGAGCGGGCCCCCTTCTACCACGCGATCTGCACCCGCGACCTCTTCGAGACGAAGCTTCTGCTCGGCGACGCGGCCCCGGCCTGGCTCGACGCGGCCCTGGCCGCGATGGCCGGCTTCCTGGAGGCCGTGGTCCTCGGGGATGGCGAGATCCCGCTGCAGGGCGACGGGTGGCTCGGAGAGGCCGTTCCTCCGCTCCTGACCGCGCTGCGGGCCCAGCTCTCGCCGCAGCCACCCGAACGGCCCGACCGCCACAGCGGACTGGCGCCCCTCACGGCCGGCGCCTGGCGGCTCGTGGCCCGGGTGGGCGACCACGCCCCGGACGAGCAGATGGGCCACGCCCACGCCGACCTCCTGTCCTTCGACCTGAGCCACCGCACGACCCGCGTCATCACCGACACGGGCACCCTCTCGTACGACCCCGGACCGGACCGGCAACGCGTGCGCAGCACGGCCTCCCACAACACCGTCGGTGTGGATGGAGTGGAGCAGCTCGAGCTGTGGGGCAGCTTCCGGGTGGGTCGGCGCAGCCGGGCGCGGGTGCGGGCCCACGGAATCTCGGGAACTTGGAGCTGGCTTTGCGCGTCTCACGATGCCTACCGTCACCTTCCCGGCGGGCCGGTCCCCTATCGTCTATGGGCTCTCGGTCCCGAGGGGCTCGTCGTCCTCGATTGGGTGGCGGGACAGGGACGGCACCGCCTCGAGAGCCACCTCCACGAACACCCGAATGCCTCGGACGCCTCGGTCCAGATCCTGCCGCTGGACGGGGACGCCGAGGTCTCCCCAGCCCCCCTTCACGAACGCTTCGGAGAAACGCAATCCATGCGTCGCCATCGCCTCGTCTCGGAAACGCAGCTTCCCTGGGCCGGGGGGTGGTGGGTCGGCGCGGGTCCCCTGAATCCCCGAGCCGGCGCCTTGACCCACTCCGAGGGTCGGGTGACGCTCGCCCTCGAAACCCCCCCAACTCACCCTCAGCTGGGCTCCCCAGAGCGCCGATGTGCCCACCTCGGTCTCGCTCTGCCCCGCGTCGGGCGAATCTGCTAA
- a CDS encoding sigma-54 dependent transcriptional regulator, with the protein MSAKKSETRQRVLVVDDAEGIRAFLANLLELKGFVVDTAEDGRRALALLEGGAAPDVIILDVMMPGLDGVETLRRIRDFDAEVPVVMLSVVGKASTIVEAMQLGASDYLNKPFEESELEATLAKVLELRSLEQERAELADQVVPTGDQAVWGSDAMRAIRATLEQVADTDVTILIQGESGVGKEIIARTAHDLSTRAEKPFIKVNCAALPAELLESELFGYEKGAFTGAAARKQGKFEMAHRGTIFLDEIGEMSPALQAKLLQVLQDSEFTRLGGNREVKVDVRVVCATNRRLVEMVADGGFREDLYFRLNVVSLEVPPLRERREEVPLLVDVFLRRLAARYGKSVITLSETLVSELDRYPFPGNVRELENLIKRVVILEREDSVIAELRAQPADARSGEALAALIDGLEASAGDLPLREVGRRVALEAEREAIDRVLRFTHWNRKQAARLLGVSYKTLLSKIKDCGLSPE; encoded by the coding sequence GTGAGCGCGAAGAAGTCCGAAACCCGTCAGCGCGTGCTGGTCGTCGACGACGCCGAGGGCATCCGCGCCTTCCTGGCCAACCTCCTCGAGCTCAAGGGCTTCGTGGTGGACACGGCCGAAGACGGGCGCCGTGCGCTGGCGCTGCTCGAAGGGGGGGCGGCTCCCGACGTGATCATCCTCGACGTCATGATGCCGGGGCTGGACGGGGTCGAGACGCTGCGCCGCATCCGTGATTTCGACGCCGAGGTCCCGGTCGTCATGCTCTCGGTCGTCGGCAAGGCGAGCACGATCGTCGAGGCGATGCAGCTCGGCGCTTCGGACTACCTGAACAAGCCCTTCGAAGAGAGCGAGCTCGAGGCCACGCTGGCGAAGGTGCTGGAGCTGCGCTCGCTCGAGCAGGAGCGCGCGGAGCTTGCCGACCAGGTGGTACCGACCGGGGACCAGGCGGTCTGGGGAAGCGACGCGATGCGCGCGATTCGCGCCACCCTGGAGCAGGTCGCCGACACCGACGTGACGATCCTGATCCAGGGGGAGAGCGGCGTCGGCAAGGAGATCATCGCTCGCACGGCCCACGACCTCTCGACACGCGCGGAGAAGCCCTTCATCAAGGTGAACTGCGCAGCCCTTCCCGCCGAGCTCCTCGAGAGCGAGCTCTTCGGCTACGAGAAGGGCGCGTTCACCGGCGCGGCTGCACGCAAGCAGGGCAAGTTCGAGATGGCCCACCGCGGAACCATCTTCCTCGACGAGATCGGGGAGATGAGCCCGGCCCTCCAGGCGAAGCTCTTGCAGGTGCTGCAGGACAGCGAGTTCACGCGCCTGGGCGGCAACCGCGAGGTGAAGGTCGACGTTCGCGTCGTGTGCGCCACGAATCGGCGCCTGGTCGAGATGGTGGCCGACGGCGGGTTCCGCGAAGACCTCTACTTCCGTCTCAACGTGGTCAGTCTCGAGGTGCCGCCGCTGCGCGAGCGACGCGAGGAGGTCCCGCTGCTGGTGGACGTCTTCTTGCGGCGTCTGGCGGCCCGCTACGGGAAGTCGGTGATCACTCTGTCGGAGACCCTGGTGAGCGAGCTCGATCGCTACCCGTTCCCGGGGAACGTCCGTGAGCTCGAGAACCTGATCAAGCGCGTCGTCATCCTCGAGCGCGAAGACTCAGTGATCGCCGAGCTTCGCGCCCAGCCCGCCGACGCCCGCTCCGGTGAGGCGCTCGCGGCCCTGATCGATGGACTCGAAGCGTCGGCCGGCGATCTGCCCCTGCGCGAGGTCGGTCGACGCGTCGCTCTCGAGGCCGAGCGTGAAGCGATCGACCGCGTGCTGCGCTTCACCCACTGGAACCGCAAGCAGGCGGCGCGCCTGCTCGGCGTCTCCTACAAGACGCTGCTGTCGAAGATCAAGGACTGCGGCCTGTCGCCGGAGTAG
- a CDS encoding nucleotide sugar dehydrogenase yields the protein MKVTVFGLGYVGSVTAAALARDGHEVVGVDVAAPKIDTLNRGESPVLEPGVDEIVAEAVSAGRLRATDDPADGLRGSDVSLICVGTPSQPDGSLDLGYVRQVAAQIGSKLSLTADDHRVVVRSTVLPGSTRGHVLPEVERASGRAVGEGWDVCTNPEFLREGTSLRDYDAPPRILVGEREPGVGAPVLALYDGVEAERFSVPLEVAEAIKYTDNAFHAMKVTFANEVGRVWEAAGADPERVMEIVAKDTKLNISPVYLRPGFAFGGSCLPKDLRALTFAASDKNIPVPMLDGILSSNEVPVARALAAVLASGARRVALLGLAFKAGTDDLRESPFLALAKRMIGEGLELHIHDPAVLLSRLHGSNQAFLEKSLPHINRLLVDDVATAVADAELVVIGHGSPEYALDDEWRAQGKQVLRLA from the coding sequence GTGAAGGTCACGGTCTTCGGGCTGGGCTACGTCGGCTCGGTGACCGCCGCCGCGCTGGCCCGCGATGGGCATGAAGTCGTCGGCGTCGACGTCGCGGCACCGAAGATCGACACCCTGAACCGGGGCGAGTCCCCCGTGCTCGAGCCCGGCGTGGACGAGATCGTGGCCGAAGCGGTGAGCGCCGGACGCCTCCGCGCCACGGACGATCCCGCCGACGGCCTGCGCGGCTCCGACGTCTCGCTGATCTGCGTGGGGACCCCGAGCCAGCCCGATGGCTCCCTCGACCTGGGCTACGTCCGCCAGGTCGCGGCCCAGATCGGCTCGAAGCTCTCGCTCACCGCGGACGACCACCGCGTCGTGGTGCGCAGCACCGTGCTGCCCGGCAGCACCCGGGGCCACGTCCTCCCCGAGGTCGAGCGCGCTTCGGGTCGGGCCGTGGGCGAAGGCTGGGATGTCTGCACGAACCCCGAGTTCCTGCGCGAGGGCACGTCCCTGCGCGACTACGACGCGCCGCCGCGCATCCTCGTCGGCGAACGCGAGCCGGGCGTCGGTGCGCCGGTGCTCGCCCTCTACGACGGCGTCGAGGCCGAGCGCTTCTCGGTGCCGCTCGAGGTCGCCGAGGCGATCAAATACACGGACAACGCCTTCCACGCGATGAAGGTCACCTTCGCCAACGAAGTCGGCCGGGTCTGGGAAGCCGCAGGCGCCGACCCGGAGCGCGTGATGGAGATCGTGGCGAAGGACACGAAGCTCAACATCTCGCCGGTCTACCTGCGTCCGGGCTTCGCGTTCGGCGGCAGCTGCCTCCCGAAGGACCTGCGCGCCCTGACCTTCGCGGCGAGCGACAAGAACATCCCGGTCCCGATGCTCGACGGCATCCTGTCGTCGAACGAGGTCCCGGTCGCGCGCGCACTCGCGGCGGTGTTGGCCAGCGGCGCCCGGCGCGTCGCCCTGCTCGGCCTCGCGTTCAAAGCGGGCACCGACGACCTGCGCGAGAGCCCGTTCCTCGCACTCGCGAAGCGCATGATCGGCGAGGGCCTGGAGCTCCACATCCATGACCCGGCAGTGCTGCTCTCGCGCCTGCACGGCTCGAACCAGGCCTTCCTCGAGAAGAGCCTGCCCCACATCAACCGGCTGCTGGTCGACGATGTCGCGACGGCAGTCGCCGACGCCGAGCTCGTGGTCATCGGACACGGCAGCCCGGAGTACGCCCTCGACGACGAGTGGCGAGCCCAGGGGAAGCAAGTCCTCCGCCTGGCATGA